A window from Chelmon rostratus isolate fCheRos1 chromosome 13, fCheRos1.pri, whole genome shotgun sequence encodes these proteins:
- the cxcr2 gene encoding C-X-C chemokine receptor type 1, which produces MKLQFFIVSVLVLTNQQGGGKQLLTTVGFDEAYFNSLHNSTFSVYEDDSSAPCNMDVPGFNSLGLMVTFIIVCVFSMIGNSVVVYVVCYMKKGRASTDIYLMHLAMADLLFTITLPFWAVDAHLGWIFGNFLCKVLSGFQEAAVYSGVFLLACISVDRHFAIVRATRVLSSNHLLVKVVCSVVWLVAGLLSLPVAIQKQSMNAADLGQTICYENLTGESSDHWRVSLRVLRHTMGFFLPLVVMAVCYGWTLVTLLHTRNQQKQKAIRVILAVVLAFVLCWLPYNITVLIDTLIRGGSIEVQTCETVYRVHVTLNVTQVLAFMHCAVNPVLYAFIGQKFRNQLLLALYKHGLISKRIRMAYRKGSLNSIGSTRSRNTSATM; this is translated from the exons ATGAAGCTGCAATTTTTCATCGTGAGCGTTTTGGTCCTAACCAATCaacaaggaggaggaaaacag ctgCTGACAACAGTGGGATTTGATGAAGCTTACTTCAATTCCCTTCACAACTCCACATTTTCTGTGTATGAGGATGACTCATCTGCTCCTTGCAATATGGATGTGCCTGGATTTAATAGCTTGGGCCTCATGGTCACCTTCATCATAGTGTGTGTCTTCAGCATGATCGGCAACAGTGTAGTTGTCTATGTGGTTTGTTATATGAAGAAAGGTAGAGCCAGCACAGATATCTACTTGATGCACCTGGCGATGGCAGACCTCCTCTTCACTATTACCCTCCCGTTCTGGGCCGTCGATGCTCATTTAGGTTGGATTTTTGGCAACTTCCTGTGCAAAGTCCTGTCAGGCTTTCAGGAGGCAGCAGTGTACAGCGGCGTCTTCCTGCTGGCATGCATCAGCGTGGACCGACACTTTGCCATTGTGAGAGCTACACGTGTCCTGTCCTCCAATCACTTGTTGGTGAAAGTGGTGTGCAGCGTGGTGTGGCTTGTGGCTGGGCTGCTGTCCTTACCCGTGGCCATTCAGAAGCAGAGCATGAACGCTGCCGACCTGGGTCAGACCATTTGCTACGAAAACCTAACTGGGGAAAGCAGTGACCACTGGCGCGTTAGCCTGCGCGTTCTCCGTCACACGATGGGCTTTTTCCTGCCACTGGTAGTGATGGCTGTGTGCTACGGCTGGACGTTGGTGACGCTGCTACACACACGTAatcaacaaaagcaaaaggcCATACGCGTCATCCTGGCAGTGGTGTTGGCATTTGTTCTGTGCTGGCTGCCTTATAACATAACTGTTCTGATTGACACACTCATACGAGGCGGATCGATTGAAGTGCAGACATGCGAAACGGTGTACAGAGTGCACGTGACGCTAAATGTGACCCAAGTGTTGGCCTTCATGCACTGTGCTGTGAACCCAGTGCTGTACGCCTTCATCGGGCAGAAGTTCCGTAACCAGCTGCTCTTGGCGCTTTACAAGCACGGCCTCATCAGCAAAAGGATCCGGATGGCTTACAGGAAGGGCTCTCTCAACAGTATAGGGAGCACCAGATCTAGAAACACCTCTGCCACTATGTAA
- the faima gene encoding fas apoptotic inhibitory molecule a: MSNDLAGVWEVALSDGVHRIEFEHGTTTGKRVIYVDGKEILRRDWMFKLVGKETFSVGKSDTKATINIDAVSGFAYEYTLEINGKSLKKYMENRSKVTSTWVLNLDGIDCRVVLEKDTMDVWCNGQNIETAGEFVDDGTETHFTLGDHNCCVKAVSSGKRRDGIIHTLLVDGTEIAECTE; this comes from the exons ATGTCGAATGATCTTGCTGGTGTGTGGGAGGTGGCATTGAGTGATGGAGTCCACAGGATAGAGTTTGAGCATGGCACGACCACCGGAAAGAGGGTCATCTACGTTGATGGGAAG GAGATCCTGAGACGGGACTGGATGTTCAAGCTTGTGGGGAAGGAGACATTCAGTGTGGGCAAATCAGACACCAAAGCAACCATCAACATTGATGCAGTCAGTGGTTTTGCCTATGAGTACACCTTGGAGATCAACGGGAAGAGCCTGAAGAAGTACATGGAGAACAGATCAAAGGTCACCAGCACTTGGGTTCTCAACTTGGACGGCATTGACTGCAGGGTGGTCCTAG agaAAGACACCATGGATGTTTGGTGTAATGGACAAAATATTGAGACCGCA GGGGAGTTTGTAGATGatggcacagaaacacatttcacgCTCGGAGACCACAACTGCTGCGTGAAGGCTGTGAGCAGCGGGAAGAGACGAGACGGGATCATTCACACGCTGCTCGTGGATGGCACAGAGATAGCTGAATGCACTGAGTGA